A stretch of DNA from Acidobacteriota bacterium:
ACGAAGAGTCGTGTTCCTGGACACTCCCGGTCACGAAGCATTTACGTTGATGCGCGCTCGCGGCGCCAAAGTCACAGACATTGTCGTGCTCGTGGTTGCGGCGGACGACGGCGTCATGCCGCAGACAATTGAAGCGATTGAACACTCTCGTGCGGCCAAAGTTCCGATCATCGTCGCCATCAACAAAGTGGACAAACCTGACGCCAACGTTGAACGCGTCAAGAAGGAATTGGCAGATCGCGGCGTTCTGTGGAGCGGATGGGGCGGTGACACTGAAATGGTTGAAGTTTCCGCTAAAAAGCGCCAGAACATTGACGGATTGCTGGAAATGATTCTGTTGACGGCGGACATTCTGGAGTTGAAATCCAATCCGAAACGCAAAGCGACCGGAACCGTCTTGGAAGCCAAGCTGGATCGCGGCCGTGGCGCGGTGGCGACGGTGTTGGTTCAAAACGGCTCGCTTCACATCGGAGATCCATTCATCGTCGGCAATTTTTCCGGCAGAGTGCGTGCGCTAATGGATGATATTGGCGAGCGTGTTCAAGATGTCGGCCCCGCGACCCCAGTGGAAGTGCTTGGGCTTGAAGGCGTGCCTTCCGCCGGCGACCAGTTCCAGGTCGTTGACGATGTATCCAAAGCTCAACAAATCGCACAATTTCGGCAGGCCAAAACCAGAGCGACGGCGTTGGCTCGGTCCGCCGCGCGCGGTTTGGATCAGTTGGCATCACAGATGGAGACTGGCATCGTCAAGGAATTGCTGGTTATCTTGAAGGCTGACGTGCAAGGTTCGGTCGAAGTGCTCAAAGACACACTGACCAAACTTTCCACTGACAAAGTCAAAGTGCGAATCATTCGCGCTGCGGTCGGCGCGATCACGTATGACGATGTGCTGCTGGCCAGCGCCTCTCAAGTCACAGACACAGGCGCCGCCACGGTCATCATCGGCTTTAATGTGCGACCGGAATCGCGCGCAGAAGAAATCGCCAAGCAGGAAGAGATTGATATTCGGCTTCACTCGATTATCTACAAAGTCGAGGAAGAAATTCGCAACGCCATGCTCGGATTGATGGAAGCTACGCTGAAAGATGTCGTTCTCGGCAAAGCCGAAGTTCGCGATATCATTCGCGTTCCCAAGGTTGGCGCTGTCGCCGGTTGCATGGTGATCAACGGTTCGATCAAGCGCACTGCTCAGGCTCGGCTGATTCGTAACAACGTTGTGATTTTTGAATCGTCAATCGGCAGTTTGCGCCGCTTTAAAGATGACGCCAGCGAGGTTCAACAAGGCTACGAATGCGGAATTACGGTTGATCGTTTCAGCGATTACAAGATTGGCGATGTCATCGAAGCCTACAACGTCGAGAAAATTGCGCCAACGCAACTTTAGAAATCAAAGGGCAAACGGCAAACGGCAAAAATACAGACTGAATTGCCTTTCAGCGCGAATAAGTTTTGATTTTTGACTTTTGCCTTTCGACTTTCGCTATGCAGCACCGCCCAAACAGATTGGCTCATGAATTAAAGAACGAAATCAGCTCGATCATTACGCGCGAGATGCCACACCACCAGTTTGGCTTCCTCACGATTACTGAAGTAAAAGTCAGCCCGGACTTACGTTACGCGCGCGTTTTTGTCAGTGTTTTGGGTTCCCCGGAAGAACAAAAAAGAACTTTGGACTTGCTTAACGGCGAAAAATCCTTCGTTCGCCAATTGATCGGCAAACGATTTCGACTTCGCCATACCCCGGAAATCTCCTTCGTATACGACGAAACAATCGAACATGGCGACCGGTTGTTGCAGATGATCGAAGAAGTCAAAAAGGAGCTGCCTGAAGAAGATGTTAGGCCAGGTAATTGAACTGATTGAAAAACATTCGCGCTTCGCCATCACGTCCCACATTCGACCGGACGGCGACAGTTTGGGGTCGTCATTGGCGCTTGCCTGGATTTTGAAAGGATTAAACAAGGATGCCGAGGTGATCATGTGCGATTCCGTACCGCACTCATATTCCAAATTGCCCGGCGCTGATGAAGTACGCGTCATCAGGGACATTGATCGGGATTACGACGCTGTTTTCGTGATTGAATGTAGCGACGTGACCCGTCCTGGGCTCCCCTCTTTGAAAGATCAGTTCGTCGTCAACATTGACCATCATTCAACGACTGCCCTATTTGGCGATCTGAACTGGATTGATTCGACAGCCGCAGCAGTCGGCGAAATGATTTACAACCTGGCCAAAGCCATTGGCGCAAAAGTTTCGCCTGAAGTTGCCAGTTGCGTTTACGCCGCTTTGTTGACAGACACTGGATCGTTTCACTTTTCCAATACCACGGAGCGCACCTTCAAAATCGCCAGCGAATTGGTCCGCCACGGTGCACAACCGGCCAAACTTTCGCAGGCAATTTTTTACAGTTACCCTTACGCCAAAGTTCGCCTTGTCGGGGCGGTTCTTTCCACCCTGCAACGCGATGAATCCGGGCGCATCGCCTGGATCACCATGAGCAAAGAAGCCATGGAAAATTCCGGCGCTTCCGAAGACGATTCAGACGGAATCATCAATTACCCGCTGACCGTCGGAGATGTGGAAGCTGTTGCGTTTTTCCGTGAACTTCCAAACTCCACCTATCGCATCAGCCTGCGGTCAAAAAACCGAGTCAACGTCGCCCGCGTCGCAGAACTTTTTGGCGGAGGCGGACACGCCAATGCTGCCGGCTTCACCATCAAAGCCAACTTTGAAGAGTTGAGCCAGGACGTGATTGAGCAATTGAAAGAAGCCGTCGCCGCAGCTCCGGCTGTCAACGGACGCGAAATCAAACCTCGATAGGATTTCACTTCTCCCGCCTTGAAAGACTTTTCGGTTGCCGAATCGAATCCGCAAAGCTTAAACTTCGCCCTGCCTCCTCAAAGTTTCATTGCTTCGTTTTTCTCTCCCCGATGAATACATGATCATGCAGTACCTGACGATTACACCGACGAAAGCCTTTTTCCATCGCCTTCGCCTGAACCGATTGATTCAGCTTACACTTCTTGGCTGCCTGTTGACGTCTCTTTCGACACCTGCCAAAGCTCAAAACACACGATCAAGAATCGTTCAGGAAAAACCATCCAACTCAAGGAAAGCTTCCACCAGGCCCAAACCATTGACGGCGAAAGATCATCGTCAAGCCGAACAGAAATTGGCAGATCTGGGATATTGGACGGGAAAAGTTGATGGGCGCTGGGATGTTGCTTCCAGAAACGCGTTAATTGCCTTTCAAAAAGTCGAGCGCTTGAAACCCAGCGGACAACTGACACGCGCCACATTTGACCGGCTTATCGAGGCGGAACCACCAGTTCCCCGTGAAACCGGAGCCGCACACATTGAAGTTGATCTTCCCAGACAAGTGTTGTTTGTGGTTGAGGATTCCGGCATCGTCAAACGCGTGTTGCCCATTTCCACGGGCAGCGGCAAAGAGTTTTATTCGGAAGGCTGGGCGCGCGACGCCATCACGCATCCGGGACGCTATCAGGTTCGCCAGAAAATTCCGGGATGGAAAAAGAGCGCTTTGGGCGAGATGTATTACCCGGTGTACTTCATGTACGGCACAGCCATACATGGTTCACAATCGGTTCCGACCAAACCGGCCAGCCACGGATGCGTTCGCATCCCGATGTTTGCGGCCAAGGAATTTTATAAATCCACGCCTATTGGCATGCCTGTCATGATTTACAAGGACTCGGTAACGCCCGCGTCGCTTCCCGCGGAGCCAGATAAACCGTAAATCGTTTTTTCCCTTCGAAAAGCTTAGCGCTCTTCGGCTAAGCTTTTTGGCAGGCGAGATATTTTTCGATGGAAGCAAATGTGTTTTTCCACCCCGTTTCACAGGCGGCGTAAAACTCATCTGCAACGGCATCCGCAGGAAATCCATCTTGAGTCACGCGCAAAACAGCCCCTGCCGCGGAAGCTTCGACAATGAATTCGGTTGTCATCGTGGCATCAAACGGGGGCTGGCCAGACTTGGCGAAATACTTGCTCTCAGTCAGGAACAATCTGCGAGGCGGTTCAATCGCTGAAATCTTGTACAAAGCCACATAATCCGGAATGTCTTCATTGCCCCAAACGGCCGCCCAGACTCCATTTTGTTTTGCCAGCACAATCACACGCGAAGCGCCCCACCAATCACGAATTGCGCTGGGAGTCACCAGCACCCTAAAAACTTCTTCGGGCGAAACCGCCAATTCAATCTGGTGAATATGTTTTCGCGTTGTCATTTTTACCTCACACTTATGACAAAGCGTTGCGGAGCGTTTCGGGAATTAAAGCAGGTTTCCCGTCTTTGACAACAACAACGGTCATAGAACCTTCCAGCGCCAATTCCGTACAGGCGTCATCATTGAAAACCTGGTAATCGTAACGAATGGAACTGTTGCCAAGTCTGCCAACCGTGACGCGCATTACGAATGGAGCGTCCAGCGCCAACACACGATGGAAAACGGCATCCACATGCTTGCGCGGGAAATCATATTCTCTGACTTCCACGCCGCCGCCGAGCATTTCAATTCCCACCGAACGTAACAATTCCACCTCACCTTCTTCAAAGTATTCAAAGATACGCGGGTAGTGCAGCCGTCCAGCGGCATCAGCATCGGCCCAGCGGATTCGCCGCTTCAATTCAATCGAAGCCATTTACTCTCCAGTTTCAACTTTCAAATTGTCATTTCGCCAACTGCTCGATGATTTCATAAAAGAACTTTACGCCGTCCACAAACGCTTTCTTGCCAATGCGCTCGTCGTTTCCGTGAAACCCTCCGCCCAGTTCCCTGTTTGGCGCAATGAAGGGTGAAAAGCCATAACTGTGAATTCCAAGATCGCGGAAGTAATGACAATCGGTAAATCCCGCCAAGACCGGGTGGGTAATAATCGCGCCAGGAAAGCGCCGAGCCACTACGTCTGTGACGGCCTTGACCAAATCAGTATCAACGGGGGATGCGTTGGCTTCAAATGCCAACACGGGTTCAATTTTGACCGAGTCGTCTTTGATGACTCCGCGCAATTCCGCAATCCAGCGTTCCAGCTTTTCGCCCGGAACCAGTCGCGTATCTACTTCCGCCGTCGCCACAGGAGAAATCACATTCACTTTGTTACTGCCATTCAGCACCGTTACGGAAATCGTGTTGTGCGTCAGCGCTTTCGCCCCAGGATCCAATTCCAGTATCTTTACGAATGCCGGATCGTTGACTGCTTCGCGCAAGTTGGAATACTTCGCCGCCTGATCCGGTGGCAGCAACGGCGCCATTGCCTTAAACGATTGTTCCACCACCGGGGTCAGTTGAATCGCAGGCGAATAATCCAGCAACCGATTCAACGCCCGCAGCAACCGATTGACCGCCGAATTCGGCCTGGGAATGGAAGCATGGCCGGGTTCGCCCGTCGCCGTCAGCCGTAACCAGGCGGGCGTTTTTTCCGAAGGTCCGACGCCAATTGCCAAAACCTTGCCATTGCCATCAACCAGATTATTGCCCCCTTCGTTGAATAGAAATTCGGCTTTTCCCAATAACTCCGGATGCGTTTTGGCAAACCAACCAGCGCCTAACAATCCCCCCGCTTCTTCATCCGCCGTGGCCAGGAAAATGATGTCCCGTTTCAATGGAACTTTGGCGCGTTTAAGCGCCAGCATCACCATAAACTGCGCCATTCCAACAGATTTCATATCTTGCGCGCCGCGTCCATAAATGAACCCGTCTTTGATCTGTCCGGCAAATGCCGGAACGGACCAAAACTCCGGATTGTGCGGGACAACATCTGTGTGATTCAGCAAAACAATCGGTCGCTGACCGCCATCACCTTTCAATCGCGCCCACAAGGTTCCTCGCCCCGGAAATGGCTCAAAGACTTTGTATTCGATGCCTTCGCGCTTGCAAATTTCGGCAAAGAAATTCGCTGCGCGTACTTCATTTCCGGGCGGATTGGTCGTGTCAATTTTCAGATACTGAATGAACAGGTCAAACGCTTCTTTTTGAACCGCGTCCCAATTGATTTGTGATTGCGCTACGGTGTGACCTGAAAGAAGAGTGAGGAATCCCAGCAGCAGACTGCAATACGCAGCCCGACGAATCAAAGTCATAAAGTTCTCCTGAAATTTGGGGTGTTACTGAAGCATCTTACTCTGTGGAATGTCCTGCTACCAGCGCGTAATTCAACATCGCCTGTTTTGAATCTCTGGCAAAGCGTTTTTGCAGCATACGCACCAATGAATAGCCCAATTTTGCCAGAATTGAGGCGGGACGAGAAAACGCCAGAATGTCGTACCAAACACTGTCATCTTCACGCAGCCATTCGATCAAAAACCGCTCCTCTCCCTGTTCATCGTGGGCAGGCAGCGTCCCATAGCCAAACCCGAACCGGCACGCATGATCATCCGCTTCATCAATCACATAAACAATTTTTGCCGGATGACATGACCAGAACCCGAAATGCCGACAAACGATCGCCACAATTGATCCGGCTTCAATCGGGGCGTTCGGCCAACACAATTCCAACCATTCCAGATCGTGCATCTTCCAGTTACGCACCGCAGCGATCGCGCAATTGAAGACCTGTTCCCCGTAACCGAGGTGGATTCTGTTGTGATCAATGTTGTAACCGGCCGGCAGTATGGAATTGGTCGAGCCGACTTCCGGATAGGAAAAGGGTTGTTGCTGTTGATCGTTAAGGAATCGGCGAATGCGTTCAACAGAAGGCTTTGTCAGAGAAAACATCAGCTTTCCTCGGCAAAAAACTTTTCCACGTCTTCAATCTTCCGAGTCACGCGGCTGGGGGGCAGGCTTTTCAAAAAATTCTGGCCGTAGCCCTTGGTGACAATACGAGGATCAAGAATGGAAAGGACTCCGCGGTCGGTGGCGCTACGGATCAATCGTCCCATTCCCTGCTTCAATGTGATGACTGCCGCAGGCACGGAATAATCCGCGAAGCTGTTGCCGCCGTGATTGTCCAAATATCGTTGCCGCGCCGCGACCACGGGATCGGACGGAACGGCGAACGGCAGCTTATCAATGATCACGCACGACAGAGCTTCACCGCGCACATCCACGCCTTGCCAAAAACTGGCCGTCGCAAACAGCACGGCGTTCGGTGTCGTGCGAAACCGATCCAGAATTCCTGAGCGTGAACCTTCGCCCTGCATCAAAACGGGGAATTCAATTTGATATTCGACCAAATCGCGCAAAGCCTTCATCTGGGCATTGCTGGTGCACAGCACGAAAGCGCGTCCACGGCTGGCATTGAGCAGCTTTATAATTTCATTAGCGGCAGCGTCCGTGAAATTGTTGTCGCGCGGATCAGGCATTTTCGGCGGCAGGTAAAGCAGAGATTGTTTTTGGTAATCATAATTCGATTCGGCAATCAGTTCCGCCGCCTGATCAATCCCCAGGCGTTTGCGAATGAAGCTGAACGAGTTCGCAGTGGTCAACGTCGCCGAAGTCATCACAATGCTTTCGATTTCACTGAACATCCGGTCGTTCAAAATGCCTGAAGCGTCAATTGGCGTCGCTTGCAAAAAGACTCCCCGCCCGCGCCGTTCGCACCAATTCACAAAGGTGTCATCGGCGTTGAGTACAATGAAATCCAGGTCGAATTTCAACTGGTCGTTACGGCGGATGATCGCTTCCATTTCCGGCGGAGGTTCTTTGACGCCGTTCAGTTCCGCGCCCAACCGATCCAACGCTTGCCGCAAATTCCGAAAGCGTTCGCCCGCTGGCGTGACATCTTCCTGGCCGTTGCGGTTTTTGCGCACGAACATCTGTGGGCGAATGACAAAGCGACCTTCGCCGTTGAAGGTCGAAATGGAAAATCCCGATTCGCCGCCGAGAAACGTCATCCAGAAGTATTCGGCGTGTTTGGCCACGCGCGCAGAGACTTTGGTGATTTCGCGCGCCGCATCCACGTCGGCAATCGCCAGCCGCGAAATGTCATTCAGCAGATCGTCCACCTGATAGTTGGAAACCGAAGCCCCAAAGTATTGGGCGGCGATGTCTTCAATCTGGTGCGCTTCGTCGAAAATCACCGCGCCATAATCCGGCAACACCTGTCCCCATTCTTTGTCCCGCAACGCCAAGTCGGCAAAAAACAGATGATGGTTAACGATGATGATTTGGGAATCCAGCGCCTGCTGCCGGGCTTTGGTGATAAAACAAGCGTCAAAGTCCGGGCATTTTTGGCCGATGCATATATCCGAACGCGCATCAATGTGTCGCCAGAACGAAACGTTGTCGGGCAATTCCGCCAACTCTGCCCTGTCGCCGGTCGCACTTTTGTACGCCCAGTTTTTGACCAGATCGAAGTATTCGACTTCCTCCAACCCATCCAGCACCGGTTGCGATTCCGCGCGTTTC
This window harbors:
- the rbfA gene encoding 30S ribosome-binding factor RbfA, with the translated sequence MQHRPNRLAHELKNEISSIITREMPHHQFGFLTITEVKVSPDLRYARVFVSVLGSPEEQKRTLDLLNGEKSFVRQLIGKRFRLRHTPEISFVYDETIEHGDRLLQMIEEVKKELPEEDVRPGN
- a CDS encoding bifunctional oligoribonuclease/PAP phosphatase NrnA — its product is MLGQVIELIEKHSRFAITSHIRPDGDSLGSSLALAWILKGLNKDAEVIMCDSVPHSYSKLPGADEVRVIRDIDRDYDAVFVIECSDVTRPGLPSLKDQFVVNIDHHSTTALFGDLNWIDSTAAAVGEMIYNLAKAIGAKVSPEVASCVYAALLTDTGSFHFSNTTERTFKIASELVRHGAQPAKLSQAIFYSYPYAKVRLVGAVLSTLQRDESGRIAWITMSKEAMENSGASEDDSDGIINYPLTVGDVEAVAFFRELPNSTYRISLRSKNRVNVARVAELFGGGGHANAAGFTIKANFEELSQDVIEQLKEAVAAAPAVNGREIKPR
- a CDS encoding murein L,D-transpeptidase — protein: MTAKDHRQAEQKLADLGYWTGKVDGRWDVASRNALIAFQKVERLKPSGQLTRATFDRLIEAEPPVPRETGAAHIEVDLPRQVLFVVEDSGIVKRVLPISTGSGKEFYSEGWARDAITHPGRYQVRQKIPGWKKSALGEMYYPVYFMYGTAIHGSQSVPTKPASHGCVRIPMFAAKEFYKSTPIGMPVMIYKDSVTPASLPAEPDKP
- a CDS encoding SRPBCC domain-containing protein, producing MTTRKHIHQIELAVSPEEVFRVLVTPSAIRDWWGASRVIVLAKQNGVWAAVWGNEDIPDYVALYKISAIEPPRRLFLTESKYFAKSGQPPFDATMTTEFIVEASAAGAVLRVTQDGFPADAVADEFYAACETGWKNTFASIEKYLACQKA
- a CDS encoding acyl-CoA thioesterase, producing MASIELKRRIRWADADAAGRLHYPRIFEYFEEGEVELLRSVGIEMLGGGVEVREYDFPRKHVDAVFHRVLALDAPFVMRVTVGRLGNSSIRYDYQVFNDDACTELALEGSMTVVVVKDGKPALIPETLRNALS
- a CDS encoding M20/M25/M40 family metallo-hydrolase, with the protein product MTLIRRAAYCSLLLGFLTLLSGHTVAQSQINWDAVQKEAFDLFIQYLKIDTTNPPGNEVRAANFFAEICKREGIEYKVFEPFPGRGTLWARLKGDGGQRPIVLLNHTDVVPHNPEFWSVPAFAGQIKDGFIYGRGAQDMKSVGMAQFMVMLALKRAKVPLKRDIIFLATADEEAGGLLGAGWFAKTHPELLGKAEFLFNEGGNNLVDGNGKVLAIGVGPSEKTPAWLRLTATGEPGHASIPRPNSAVNRLLRALNRLLDYSPAIQLTPVVEQSFKAMAPLLPPDQAAKYSNLREAVNDPAFVKILELDPGAKALTHNTISVTVLNGSNKVNVISPVATAEVDTRLVPGEKLERWIAELRGVIKDDSVKIEPVLAFEANASPVDTDLVKAVTDVVARRFPGAIITHPVLAGFTDCHYFRDLGIHSYGFSPFIAPNRELGGGFHGNDERIGKKAFVDGVKFFYEIIEQLAK
- a CDS encoding DUF1990 domain-containing protein; the protein is MFSLTKPSVERIRRFLNDQQQQPFSYPEVGSTNSILPAGYNIDHNRIHLGYGEQVFNCAIAAVRNWKMHDLEWLELCWPNAPIEAGSIVAIVCRHFGFWSCHPAKIVYVIDEADDHACRFGFGYGTLPAHDEQGEERFLIEWLREDDSVWYDILAFSRPASILAKLGYSLVRMLQKRFARDSKQAMLNYALVAGHSTE
- a CDS encoding ATP-dependent DNA helicase translates to MEEIFGPKGLFAKLHPEYEYRPGQVAMAEAVADALVNKHHLLVEAGTGTGKTLAYLVPAIATGKRVIISTGTKNLQEQLFNKDIPFLQKAFPNRFKAMYLKGRSNYVCLLRLKRAESQPVLDGLEEVEYFDLVKNWAYKSATGDRAELAELPDNVSFWRHIDARSDICIGQKCPDFDACFITKARQQALDSQIIIVNHHLFFADLALRDKEWGQVLPDYGAVIFDEAHQIEDIAAQYFGASVSNYQVDDLLNDISRLAIADVDAAREITKVSARVAKHAEYFWMTFLGGESGFSISTFNGEGRFVIRPQMFVRKNRNGQEDVTPAGERFRNLRQALDRLGAELNGVKEPPPEMEAIIRRNDQLKFDLDFIVLNADDTFVNWCERRGRGVFLQATPIDASGILNDRMFSEIESIVMTSATLTTANSFSFIRKRLGIDQAAELIAESNYDYQKQSLLYLPPKMPDPRDNNFTDAAANEIIKLLNASRGRAFVLCTSNAQMKALRDLVEYQIEFPVLMQGEGSRSGILDRFRTTPNAVLFATASFWQGVDVRGEALSCVIIDKLPFAVPSDPVVAARQRYLDNHGGNSFADYSVPAAVITLKQGMGRLIRSATDRGVLSILDPRIVTKGYGQNFLKSLPPSRVTRKIEDVEKFFAEES